One Vicia villosa cultivar HV-30 ecotype Madison, WI linkage group LG5, Vvil1.0, whole genome shotgun sequence genomic window, cgctcggcgtatctgggagggagaggtattttttataatttaaccgtttaattgtgaccattttttataatttaaccgtttatttgtcgcttatttaatatatgttgcttatttgtttttttttttaacaggagcgagagccgttgaaaatggtgaaccacgcccggaagattttcagtttgtttaaaccaacagctgagtggtttaacgaccatgtgcgaggttcaaggcttagcgggctctgcatgacggggtacaccaccatcagcaccggcatgcagggggcatttgtggagcgctggcacaaggagacgtcctctttccacttgccggttggggagatgacgatcaccttgcatgacgtgcagtgtcttctccacctgccgattagggggccgctgttgcaccactccaagatccagagggtcgaggccattgagtggatgacgctctatttgggcatggagcacgaggttgctcactttgagtgcgtcacgacatctgggcctcatgtccggttcaccacactgagctgctattttgagcaccacctggacgcggtgGCCGAGGCTGAGGctgagggtgacgagctattcacacagtatcaccgcggctgcgctctctggtgctggtacatgcatgtggtaggcgctgcatgctttttggacaagagtgcaaggtacgtcgacgtgacctacctccgctacttcatggacctggatatcgttcactagtggaactggggggcagctactctggcatacctctaccagaagctgaatgaggcctccaactggaggacgaggcagttggtcggatcctgcacactacttacggtacgttttattttaatacattatcgtatttatttatttatttatgtttcgtatttatttttaatacattatcgtgtttgtgtttcagagctggatcatctcttacttctcccgcatccacggcttccgctACGATCCTgcatacgtggacgccatgcccagggccgcaaGATatgctctccagagggggaacgatgcggtgggaccataccgtttgtacttggaccgcacgatgcacgatgacgtcacctggaggccgttcgtcgactacgctcagattgtcccctttgacggcattgctttatattcaggctggttggcatgcgggaccgacatcatggtctggtatctccctgagcggtgcatgcgtcagttcggattcgtgcagcggatacccaggtcaccctttgaggctgctcccgacacagtgacccgagtgcagctcactgccatatgggcggactggcagcatcatgtggtaccgcaggagtaccgtctcactcgggtcacacaggaatGGCACAGTGAgaaggggtacgtcacatggttctatcgggtgtcacatcctctgttgagacccgacgttcccgacgctcctaggccagcacacgaggagatcctggagaaccagcaggccgaggatgaccacgccattgatctcatgttgatctgccagcggatagagatgcttaggcgggacgcgttggatcgaggtatcgttgatcagggcggtccagaggcagtcgccgtgatggagatgatcgtcactgatgcgggccgtgcggcggggtacaggcggcagaggagggcccagggtgagagggttaggcacacccagtagtggtcgggtttatttattttttgatttcggaatgtatctttcgcacagtattattattattttcggcttgtatatattatttggatttgatttatcatattagtattttcagtttatctgttgcttattttatttggcgtttgcgtttaattaaaatgcgagactgttaagaaaaaacattaaaaaaaacacagtttttgcataattcggaagttcatttccgaagacaccccccatgaggtgttttcggaagttcatctccgaagacaccccccatgaggtgttttcggagatgcacatccgaattgtggaaatttttataaaaaaaaagcgcttcggaagtttatttccgaagcagtggtattttgggattttcgctgggggtgacccccatagggaggtggctaaagaaatgtTCTAAtcctattcaatattttgatcagtaactttatattCTCGTTAAtactcaatattttgatcagtaacttcatattcctaTTGATATTTAATAATTTGATCATTAACTTCATATTCTCGTCAATATTCAAtaatttgatcaataacttcatgtccccgttaatgttcaatatttaATAAAGTTTTTAAACTGGCCTAAGATTGAAGCCTAATATGAGTACCATATTAAATGAGCATGTCTAAGATAATAGCAGACATAAAAGTATTTGCATTGTGgtatttaaatatatatcatatataaGCATGTCTAAGATAGTTATTAGAAATACAATTACATAGTTACAAAATAGATTATATATTACAATTAGCATTGTTTCTACTATAATTGTTCAGAGCGTAACtcagtaaaaaaaattgatttctcgTGATAAAATATTAGTAGTTTAACCCAAAAAATTGAACTGTTCATTGTTCATTGTTGCCGTTACCATAATGTCTCTTCTTCTATGGCTATCATACTCGTATTGGAGGTGATATATAGGTTGGAGAATATAGTCTCCTCTTTTGTACTGGGTTATGTTGTAACTGTGCTAAAAAACCTCTTTTAGGGCCCAAGAAGAAATTTGGGGGGAAAGAAGGGGATGTGGGGTCTTTTTTCTCTAACTCTATTGGCCCACCTTCTGCTTCGGATTCGATGGCCAATAAATGGAACCCTGGTCAAGTCACGGTTTTTCATGGTGAATATTCGGGAGAATCCAACGTTTTCAGGTGCAATAATAGAACTGTGGAAGCGATGCGACATGGAGGGAGAGATATCTTGTGGAAAGCTATAGGTGACCTGGGTATTGTTTCATTGCAGCCGCAAAAAGATTataagaagaaaattatggatTAGGAAGAAAGTAGCAAGATTCATGAGGAAGGAGGGAAGGAGTAATCAAAAGGTACATTATGAGTATTGGTAGTCTTAATATTAGAGGGGGTGGGAGCTTGGTGAAGAGGAGGATAATTAATCAAATCATTGGTAAGAGAAAAGCTGATATTTTTTTTATCCAGGAAACAAAACTTTCTGCCTGTTCGCTTTCTACAGCTAGAAGTTTTTGGCAGACAGAGGACATCGACTACTCTATTTCAAATTCTGAAGGTATGTTGGGTGGCCTTATTATTATGTGAAAAGTTGGTGATTTAGAGGTGTTGTGTACTTTTAGAGGCTCTGGTTATCTAGGGATAAAAGTTAGATGGAAAGATAACTTATACTACGTTTTTAACATTTATTCTACTTATTCAGTATCTCTGAAATGAATTCTATGGAATAAATTGATGTCACTAAAATCTAACAATACGGATGGTGAGTGGGTGATTGGAGGCGATTTTAACGCGGTAAAAAATATAGCGAAGAGAGTTGGCAGGTCTTGTTATGGTAATAACACAGAATGGAATGAATTTTCTAGTTTCATTAAGGATATCAGATTGGTGGACATACCGTCCAAAGGTAGAAAATTTAGTTGGCATAGTGGTGATGGTAAATCTAAAAGTCAGATCGACTGTTTCCCTGTGTCTGATATTGTGGTGGATAGGTGGGGAGTCGTGGGGCAGTTTATCGGTCAAAGTGAGATATCCTATCATTGTCCTGTTTGGCTAGTGGTGGGCAAGGAAGATTGGGGTCTGAAGacgtttaaattaaaaaatgaatggTTCCAAAATAAGGACTTTTTGTTGTTTATAGAGAAAGAGTGGAAAGAATTAGACGTTCAAGGCATAGGAGATTTTTTGATGAAGGAAAAGCTGAGGCTTTTAAAGGTTAAACTCAAATAATGGAATATTCATGTGTTTGGGAAGACTATTTAAAGATGGAAGAGGGGGTTAGGGAGATGAATGCTTTTGATGAGGTTGGAACGAGCACTGTAGTGGTGGAGGAAGAAAGGAGAAGGGCAAGTAGGAAGTTTTTGAGTAAtctcaaaatcaaagaaaacatGTTAATTCAAAGAGCTAGAGTGAAGGGTCTCAATGATGGTGACGTCAACAACAAATACTTTCACGCGGTAATGAAGAAGAGTTTGAGGCGGAATCACTTAGGTTCTATCTCAACCTCAAGGGGGATTTTAAACTCGGTCAGCGAAGTCAAAAAAGAAGTGTATGACCATTTTGGAAAGAAGTTCAAAGAGGATAATTTTAATAGACCGACGTTGGATGAAGATTGTTTTAAGAGTTTGAATGAGGAGGATAGGCGTTATCTCGAACTTCCTTTTGGAGAGGATGAGATTAAATAGGCGATTTGGAGTTGTGATGGATCAAAGAATCTGGGTCCGGACGGTTATTCTCTTTTGTTCTTACAGAGATGTTGGTTTTTCCTTAAACATGATTAGGTAGCTTGCTTTAGAGATTTCCACTCCGCGGTTCTCTCTAAATCCATAACGTCGCCTTTCTTGGATTTGATTCCCAAATCCAATAATCTGTTGGATTTAGACGACTATAGACCTATATGCTTGGTAGGGTGTATATACAAGATTCTATCAAAATTGTTGGCGGGGAGACTAAAAAATGTTGTTGGTAAGGTCATTTGTTTTAGCCAAAGCACTTTTGTTCCCGGGAGGCAATTACTAGACGGGGTGTTAGTGGCTAAAGAGATGGTGGATTTTGCGATCAACGAAAAAAAAGATTTGCTTGCTTTTCAAGGTAGACTTTGAGAAACCTATAATGGTGGTACGACTAGGGAGTTTAAAGTCGAGAGGggtttgagacaaggagatccgATCTCTCCGTTTCTTTTTGTTATTGTGGCAGAAGAATTGAAAGTTTTGATTAATAAGGCGATGGAGAATGGCGTTTACGCGGGTTTCTATTTCAATAGAAATTGCTTCATAGATGTTTtacagtttgcggatgatacgcttTTGGTAAGTTGGAATCACCTTTGGGCCATCAAATCAGTTCTAAGGGGTTTGAGCTAATCTCGGGGCTTGGCATCAATTTCCATAAAAGTAACTTTCAATCGGCATAAATATCAATTCTAACTTCATGGATGTGGCCACGGAATTTTTAGCTTATAGACGGAGAAAATAAGGAATTTTCGAAGGAGGAAAATGCACGGGGAAAGGATCCTTTTCTTCTTGGTGGGTTGAtatccttcttctagaatattataTTAAGAAGGATTTCTTCAACCGAGATTGTTGATTTTCAGTGGGCAACAGATATAATTTATCTTTTTGGCGCTCGTTGTGGTTGGAGGCGGGAATCCTTATGGATATCTTTCATGTGCTGTTTTATGTTTCAAAGTTGCAGGAAGTTTCCGTAGCGGGAATGGGTGGATGGAACAGCGGCTTATGGAGTTAGGGAGATTTCGGAGTCGATAAGGGAGAGTTGGTCAATTTTGTTTGGATTTGGTTTGGAAGGATATAGCCATTTGGATTGGTTTGATTGATTATAAAGCGGAGAATTTTAAGGAAAGTTTCTTGAAATGGACTTCGTTTAGCAAATTTTCGAAAGTTAGGAGAGGAAAGGAGGGAGTGGTGCGGTTGGCTTCTTGTTGGTATATTTGGTTGATTAGAAACGGGATTGTTTTCAGAGCAGACTcgtggaatatttcggatatcgTGTGGGGAGTAAAAGCGTTGGTTTGAAGATGGGCTAAATATAGGAAAAATCATGTaacccaattgtaatttttacgagttTAGTAAAAATCTTTTGTTTTTCTCGGTTGAATGTTGGTGTGTTAGATTGGGGCCCTAAACCCTTCAAATTTAACAATGTGTGGTTTAGACATGAAGATTTCAAGACCTTTATCTCGGAAGAATGGGGTAAGCTTAAAGTTGATGGTAGAGGAGACTTTATCTTGTATGAAAAACTCAAACGGTTGAAAGTTAGTCTACGCGAATGGAATAGGGAGGTGTTTGGTTGGATTGACTTGAAGGTCAAGGAGGAGGTGGAGAATCTTAATGTTATGGATGGCTTATTGGTGGATAATTTTGGCGGGAATGTTGAAGAGTTGGTATCTATTGAAGATGGGCTCAATAGATTCAAGTATTCCTGCAATCTCTTCTGTCATGTTGTAGAtcgtgtatgtgtgtgtgtgtgtgtatatatatatatatatgagccaTGAAGTTTTGTGATAATTTTGtagtattttttttgttacaCTTGACAGAATCAATCATCAGAAAAAGAAAACGGAAGTTGTCAATTGTTATAAGTAAGGGATagtgtttataataaataatagattttgacTCTTGAGAATAGAATTGCATAATTAAGACATACTACTATTCAAAGGAAAATATTGAAAAGTAGTAGAGATGGCATGGATGTGCTGAACTGGcaagaaaaaaaaatactatttgtCAATCAAGCAACCAACCAAAAGAGAATTGGTCACAATTGTGAATATGGAAAAGGTTGAGGAGCTAATTAGCAAACCGCGGCGGACATCAATGACCATGACACATTCTCACACACaatattaaactatatatatacatGATATTCTCTCTTCATTTCATATAATTCATTCTTCTTATTTATCTTGCTAACATATTCATTCATATATATTTTCTCAAGTTCAATCATCAACACTTAAGTTACATGGCTTATACAATGATCTCTGCTACTAGTTTTGCTGTTACATTGGTGCTGCTAGCCACAATATCAATATCTGATGCACACTTGTCTTCTACTTTTTACGACAGTACATGTCCCGATGCACTAACCACCATTAGAACTGCCATTCGTACTGCTGTCTCTAAAGAGCGCCGCATGGCTGCATCTCTCATTCGCCTTCATTTTCACGACTGCTTTGTGCAGGGTTGTGATGCATCAATTTTGCTCGATGACGGTACCACAATCCAGAGCGAAAAGACTGCACTTCCAAATCTTAACTCAGTAAGAGGATTTCAAGTCATCGATAATGCAAAATCACAGGTAGAGAAAGTATGTCCCGGAGTCGTGTCTTGTGCAGACATAGTTGCTGTAGCAGCACGTGATGCATCTTTCGCGGTAAGTTTACAATCTTTTGATGTTCATATTAATAATCTCTCACCAAAAACATATTAATAATTTCATATTATTTGCAGGTTGGTGGTCCATCATGGACAGTGAAACTTGGAAGAAGAGACTCTACTACAGCAAGTAAAAGTTTCGCCAATACTGACCTTCCTTTGTTTACAGACGATCTTCAAACTCTTATATCTAAATTTACAAATAAAGGTCTTACCGCCAAAGAGATGGTTACACTATCTGGTATATTTCATTTCTTTCAAACTtccatatttttatatttgaccAAACATTTACTTATTGAACCATTTGATTTTAACTAACTCAGGTGCGCACACAATCGGACAAGCTCAATGCTTTACTTTTCGTGGTAGGATATACAACAATGCTAGTGACATAGATGCTGGATTCGCTAGCACTCGCCAACGTGGTTGTCCATCTATCAGTTCCACTTCAAACAATCAAAAGTTAGCAGCACTGGACTTGGTTACACCAAATTCTTTTGACAACAACTACTTTAAGAATTTAATTCAAAAGAAAGGTCTTCTACAATCTGACCAAGTTCTTTTCAGCGGAGGATCTACCGATTCCATCGTTTCTCAATACAGCCAAAATCCCACAGCTTTCAAATCTGATTTTGCAGCTGCTATGATAAAAATGGGAGATATTCAACCCTTAACCGGATCCGCCGGAATCATTAGAAGTATTTGCAGTGCTCCCAACTAATTCTACAAATTCACAAACAATCAATTgctattcttttatttatttttgttcttgtgtATTCAAATGTAAAGTGTTAAATCATTATGTATTATTATAATTCTATTATGAATGTATTTCTAGATTTTCATTTCAAAAGTTAGGTAAGGAAATGAAGGTGTTTTGTGGATGGTCATTTGTTGGAATTTTTGGTTGGTGAAGAATAGAATAGTGTTTAGAAACGATACGTGGAACATCAATGACAGGAGTTCTAAGTTTTTGGCTTGCGAAAATCCTCTGTTGTTTTTAACTTAAGAGTCAATTGTCGTGTAATTTTTCTTCGGAGAGTTTCTATCTCGCCCTTCTTCAGGTATAACCAGAGGTTGGGAACCGACTGCTGTGTGTTTGAGCCTTTATGATACATTTTTTAGTATAATTTACAATCACACTGTAATTAATGCGGCATTATGCATATGCTACAACAACAGCCACAATATTGATGCGGGtctgcaatttaaaaccataacTATACTAAAATTATCAAAGAAAATCATAGAGTTCAAATAAATTACTTATTAAAGATTACGAAATCcatcaaattaaaatatttaaattatggcaataataaaataaaaataaaaaactgccTACGGATCAAAGTGCAATTCACAGGGAATACACTTGCATGCCACTGTAGAGGCAACAAACTGACAAGCCATAAAAAGAAACTCCTAAACAAGCATCACCCTCAAAGAACAACATCAAAAAGAAGAGCAAGTTAGATCTCAAGCCAACAGAAACACTACCGCCGGATCAAAAACCAATTGACTCCATTTTCAACCAGTATAGTTTTTCACACGCACAACATCAAGACTATTCTCTAAATCTTTAACCCAATTCATGAAATATCTTTCAGTCACCCCAGTTAGAGATACTAGATTCAGTCGAAACTTTTCATCTTCTGTATCATGTTTTTGCACCAGCCTTCTGAACCCAATATCAGCACATTGATGAAGCTTATCCAAAATAACTTGAGCTATTCCTTGGATGTGATCAAAAACCTCAATCTTAGCACTTTCATCCTCAGGGAGATAGTATCCATATACATAACTCCATTTGAGAATTCCTCGAAGTTCAACCACGAGTTTCAATGTATACAATAATTCTAAATAAGTTCCATACTTACTCGTATACAATGATTTACTCATCTTCATCTTATTCAAGTTTTGAAGAGCCCTTTTTCTTGAAATTTCATTGTTAGCCCAACCTTGATGGTAGTAACTATACCTGTCCAGTTGATTTTTCGCGTGGTTATTAGGTTTTACATCTTCAAATACCTGAACTTGTTCGAGTTGTGTTGCATAACATATACATCGACCTTGGAGACAAAACCAGCAAAAATCGAAGTCACATTTGCATATCATATGATTACACCCTTTGTTTTTCTGAATGGGAATCTTACAATTAGGGCATGGTTTTGTGTTAGCCACAATCCAACCACTAGTAGTGAGTTTAATTTCAGAACTAGTCTTTTTCATCCATTTAGCAACAGTTTCACAATCCACAGGTGTATGAGCTTCTTCCCCACAATTCCAACAAAAAACATGACAACAAAAGCATGTAACATCATAATTCATTCTAGACCTAGAACTACTAGAATCATGAAACAGTGtttcataacttatagcataaCAACAATTTGGAGCAGGACACCACTTCAATTCCTTATCATTGTTGTTTTCCACATAAGACCTAAGCAAAAAATAATCATATTGAAGCTTTCTAGACTCACTTGCTAATTGTTGAATCATGTCTTCATCTATAGCTGCATCACAAGAAGGTTGAGGGCATTTGAGTTTGAAGCAGTTGTGATTGTTGATATTTGTATCAATATACTGATTCCAACAATCAATGCAAAACGGATGACCACACCATGATGACCTAATCTCATCATTAGAAAAGGTTTCAAAACAGATATTACATTCTGAATTTGGAAACCCTAATTCTACTTTTCCCGGTTCTTCTGATAACCCTATGGTTTTTAGAACTTTTTCATGGTTATCTAACCATGATTCACAAACATCGCTCAAGTTCCATTTGTAGTAAGTGAGTAGAAGGCATGCAACAGGTCTTGATATGGTGAGAACCAACATGGCTTCTTTGATTTCATCATCTTGAAGACACTTTATATGAGACTCACTCAAAACTGTGAAACGAGGTTGTTCTAAAGTTTCAAGGCTAGTTAATAATTCGCCTTCTTCGTCTTCAATGTTGGGGAAGTCAGTTAATGTTGTCATTGTAGAGGATTCCAAGGAGGAGGACAACCACTGCTTAAACCCTAATAATGATTAGCATTAGTGATTTGATGTATAAACTCTTGGATTTAGTTTAAGTAGATACCTAATACTACTTATGATTCAATATATAGGCAATATTTGAGATTTTTTGTATGTAAGATACGATCTTATAG contains:
- the LOC131607126 gene encoding lignin-forming anionic peroxidase-like; translated protein: MAYTMISATSFAVTLVLLATISISDAHLSSTFYDSTCPDALTTIRTAIRTAVSKERRMAASLIRLHFHDCFVQGCDASILLDDGTTIQSEKTALPNLNSVRGFQVIDNAKSQVEKVCPGVVSCADIVAVAARDASFAVGGPSWTVKLGRRDSTTASKSFANTDLPLFTDDLQTLISKFTNKGLTAKEMVTLSGAHTIGQAQCFTFRGRIYNNASDIDAGFASTRQRGCPSISSTSNNQKLAALDLVTPNSFDNNYFKNLIQKKGLLQSDQVLFSGGSTDSIVSQYSQNPTAFKSDFAAAMIKMGDIQPLTGSAGIIRSICSAPN
- the LOC131605255 gene encoding probable E3 ubiquitin-protein ligase ARI8, whose protein sequence is MTTLTDFPNIEDEEGELLTSLETLEQPRFTVLSESHIKCLQDDEIKEAMLVLTISRPVACLLLTYYKWNLSDVCESWLDNHEKVLKTIGLSEEPGKVELGFPNSECNICFETFSNDEIRSSWCGHPFCIDCWNQYIDTNINNHNCFKLKCPQPSCDAAIDEDMIQQLASESRKLQYDYFLLRSYVENNNDKELKWCPAPNCCYAISYETLFHDSSSSRSRMNYDVTCFCCHVFCWNCGEEAHTPVDCETVAKWMKKTSSEIKLTTSGWIVANTKPCPNCKIPIQKNKGCNHMICKCDFDFCWFCLQGRCICYATQLEQVQVFEDVKPNNHAKNQLDRYSYYHQGWANNEISRKRALQNLNKMKMSKSLYTSKYGTYLELLYTLKLVVELRGILKWSYVYGYYLPEDESAKIEVFDHIQGIAQVILDKLHQCADIGFRRLVQKHDTEDEKFRLNLVSLTGVTERYFMNWVKDLENSLDVVRVKNYTG